In the Methylomonas rhizoryzae genome, one interval contains:
- the nifK gene encoding nitrogenase molybdenum-iron protein subunit beta — protein MSQQVDKIEPSYPLFRNDEYKDNLAEKRALYEERFPQEQIDEVFEWTTTKEYQELNFQREAITINPAKACQPLGAVLCALGFEKTMPYVHGSQGCVAYFRTYFNRHFKEPVSCVSDSMTEDAAVFGGQKNIFAGLENAKALYQPDVIAVSTTCMAEVIGDDLNAFINNAKNEGHIPKEYPVPFAHTPSFVGSHVTGWDNMFEGIIRYYTLNYMEDKEVGSNGKINFVPGFETYLGNYRVIHRMMKEMGVGYSLLSDPTEVLDTPADGTFRMYSGGTSYDEVKDAPNAITTVLLQPWQLEKTKKFVETTWKQDVPKLNIPMGLEWTDAFLMKISELSGKPIAESLEKERGRLVDMMTDSHAWLHDKKFALYGDADFVLGMTKFLLELGAEVTDVLVNHANKRWKKACEAMLAESPYGKNTTVHIGRDLWHFRSLMFTNKPDFMIGNSYGKFIQRDTYYKGEEFEVPLIRIGFPIFDRHHLHRMTTLGYEGSMYILTTLVNCVLEQLDKETKGMGTTDYNYDLIR, from the coding sequence ATGAGCCAACAAGTCGACAAAATTGAACCTAGTTACCCTTTATTTCGCAACGACGAATACAAGGACAACCTTGCCGAAAAGCGTGCCCTGTACGAAGAGCGTTTTCCGCAAGAACAAATCGATGAAGTATTCGAATGGACCACTACCAAAGAATACCAAGAGCTGAACTTCCAACGTGAAGCGATCACAATCAACCCCGCCAAAGCTTGCCAGCCCCTGGGCGCGGTATTGTGCGCATTGGGTTTCGAAAAAACCATGCCGTACGTACACGGATCACAAGGTTGCGTAGCCTACTTCCGTACTTACTTCAACCGTCATTTCAAAGAGCCGGTGTCTTGCGTATCCGACTCCATGACTGAAGACGCAGCGGTATTCGGTGGACAAAAAAATATTTTCGCCGGTTTGGAAAACGCGAAAGCTTTGTATCAACCGGACGTAATTGCCGTATCGACCACCTGTATGGCGGAAGTTATCGGCGACGACTTGAACGCGTTCATCAACAACGCCAAAAACGAAGGCCATATTCCGAAAGAGTATCCGGTACCGTTTGCGCATACTCCAAGTTTCGTTGGTAGCCATGTTACCGGTTGGGACAACATGTTCGAGGGTATCATCCGGTACTACACCCTGAACTACATGGAAGACAAAGAAGTCGGTTCCAACGGTAAGATCAACTTCGTTCCGGGTTTCGAAACCTACTTGGGTAACTACCGCGTGATTCATCGCATGATGAAAGAGATGGGCGTAGGTTATTCCTTGTTGAGCGATCCTACCGAAGTTCTGGATACGCCTGCCGACGGTACTTTCCGTATGTACTCGGGCGGTACTTCTTACGACGAAGTCAAAGATGCGCCGAACGCGATCACTACCGTGCTGTTGCAACCTTGGCAATTGGAAAAAACCAAAAAATTCGTCGAAACCACTTGGAAACAAGACGTGCCTAAACTGAACATTCCGATGGGCTTGGAATGGACCGACGCGTTCTTGATGAAAATCTCCGAGTTGAGCGGTAAGCCGATTGCCGAATCGCTGGAAAAAGAACGCGGTCGTTTGGTCGACATGATGACCGACTCGCACGCTTGGTTGCACGACAAAAAATTCGCATTGTACGGCGATGCGGACTTCGTGTTGGGTATGACCAAATTCTTGCTGGAATTGGGCGCTGAAGTAACCGACGTATTGGTTAACCACGCCAACAAACGCTGGAAAAAAGCGTGCGAAGCGATGTTGGCCGAATCTCCTTACGGCAAAAACACCACCGTACACATCGGACGCGACTTGTGGCATTTCCGTTCATTGATGTTCACCAACAAACCGGACTTCATGATCGGTAACTCGTACGGCAAGTTCATTCAACGCGACACCTATTACAAAGGTGAAGAGTTTGAAGTGCCGCTGATCCGTATCGGTTTCCCCATCTTCGACCGTCATCATCTGCACAGAATGACGACCTTGGGTTACGAAGGCTCCATGTACATCCTGACCACCCTGGTCAACTGCGTACTGGAACAGTTGGACAAAGAAACCAAAGGTATGGGAACCACCGACTACAACTACGACTTGATCCGCTAA
- a CDS encoding 4Fe-4S binding protein, which yields MALYIVADECISCGDCAPVCPTDSIKEGAVVFEISKKTCTECEGDFDEPQCVRVCPIDNCILPLVA from the coding sequence ATGGCGCTTTACATCGTTGCAGACGAATGCATTTCTTGCGGTGATTGCGCACCGGTATGCCCTACCGATTCGATTAAAGAAGGCGCAGTGGTGTTCGAAATCAGTAAAAAAACCTGCACCGAATGCGAAGGCGATTTCGATGAGCCGCAATGCGTCAGAGTTTGCCCCATAGATAACTGTATCTTGCCCTTAGTAGCTTAA
- the nifT gene encoding putative nitrogen fixation protein NifT, with amino-acid sequence MPSVMLRKREDGKLLFYVAKKDLEETIESLEFDSPDKWGGEVILGDGSKYFFEVLDAPPKIPITLQAKKVAEA; translated from the coding sequence ATGCCTAGCGTGATGCTGAGAAAGCGTGAAGACGGCAAGCTACTGTTTTACGTTGCTAAAAAAGATTTGGAAGAGACCATAGAATCGTTAGAATTCGACAGCCCGGACAAATGGGGCGGCGAAGTGATTTTAGGGGATGGTTCCAAATATTTCTTTGAAGTCCTGGATGCGCCGCCTAAGATTCCTATCACTTTGCAGGCGAAAAAAGTTGCGGAGGCCTAA
- a CDS encoding DUF6129 family protein, translated as MISPEQVQEIATAVKGRVLSETTIASLRAEYPGLHFTYCLDDDISNHEPVLECGTFNLYLVDGREHCLRFTSVHEYASGIVIAEVIDE; from the coding sequence ATGATCAGTCCCGAGCAAGTACAAGAGATAGCGACGGCGGTAAAAGGTCGGGTGTTGAGTGAGACGACGATAGCTTCGTTGCGCGCGGAATATCCCGGCCTACATTTCACTTATTGCCTTGACGACGACATTTCCAATCACGAGCCTGTGCTGGAATGCGGAACCTTCAACCTTTACTTGGTCGACGGCCGCGAACACTGCTTGCGTTTCACTAGCGTTCACGAATATGCCTCGGGGATCGTCATCGCAGAAGTGATAGACGAGTAA
- a CDS encoding 4Fe4S-binding leucine-rich repeat protein has protein sequence MAEPANHIQVPFGDCSLCPFRNKTLLMGRCMPGHTCVRVESGKQIDRFFRVNPVYAEHYLRDPYWERRAVAARYAPQKALHALIEDSDEVVRRVVAFRLPSHQLQAWISDSDRDVRMTVAERIDLEHLEQLADDRDYLVRLTVVKRLPPGRLFRFIKDRDTQVRKRVAERLPEVSLGLMMADPSPEVRRIVAERLPADEAVALLNDSDWVVRYTAATKVSPENLPPLRNDPEPDVRELVLHRLHLTSDTDSKHD, from the coding sequence ATGGCAGAACCGGCAAATCATATCCAGGTTCCGTTCGGCGATTGCAGTTTATGCCCATTTAGAAACAAAACCTTGTTGATGGGTCGCTGCATGCCCGGCCACACCTGCGTGCGCGTGGAAAGCGGCAAGCAAATCGACCGATTTTTTAGGGTCAACCCGGTCTACGCGGAACACTATCTGCGCGATCCCTATTGGGAACGACGCGCGGTTGCCGCCCGCTATGCACCGCAAAAAGCCTTGCACGCCTTGATCGAAGACAGCGACGAAGTCGTGCGTCGCGTCGTCGCTTTTCGATTGCCTTCCCACCAATTACAGGCTTGGATAAGCGATTCCGACCGCGACGTGCGCATGACCGTAGCCGAACGCATAGACTTGGAACACTTAGAGCAACTAGCGGATGACAGGGATTATCTGGTACGCTTGACCGTGGTTAAACGCTTGCCGCCCGGCCGCTTGTTTCGTTTCATTAAAGACAGGGACACCCAAGTGCGCAAACGGGTAGCCGAGCGGCTTCCGGAAGTCAGTTTGGGCCTGATGATGGCCGATCCTTCGCCGGAAGTGAGGCGCATCGTTGCGGAGCGCTTGCCGGCCGACGAGGCCGTGGCGCTGTTGAACGACAGCGATTGGGTGGTGCGGTATACGGCGGCGACTAAAGTTAGCCCGGAAAATCTGCCGCCCTTGCGTAACGACCCCGAGCCGGACGTACGAGAATTAGTGCTCCATCGTCTCCATCTAACTAGCGATACCGATTCGAAACATGACTGA